A region of Dermochelys coriacea isolate rDerCor1 chromosome 1, rDerCor1.pri.v4, whole genome shotgun sequence DNA encodes the following proteins:
- the PHETA2 gene encoding sesquipedalian-2, whose protein sequence is MKLNERSVAHYATCDSPADHAGFLHKRVERHHHHHHHHHATSYHRRWFILKGNLLFYFEDRESRDPLGLVVLEGCTVELCEAAEEFAFAIRFDDAGAKAYVLVADCQAAMEGWVKALSRASFDYMRLVVRELEKQLEDARKSLAACHKSPRKSSSGRKRHLSNPAMALFQEQPPILENGYSTWGSGYIPAGASCADHDGGCSKPPPLPPRRRLAAGSGCGALATGLSLTGQESPVSPETACFSKLHNWYGQEIAEIRREWLESQRSGELGKARHGVTPNPF, encoded by the coding sequence ATGAAGCTGAACGAGCGAAGCGTGGCGCATTATGCCACATGTGACTCTCCAGCAGATCATGCTGGCTTCCTCCACAAGCGTGTCGAgcggcaccaccaccaccaccaccaccaccatgccaCTTCCTACCACCGTCGCTGGTTCATCCTCAAGGGCAACCTGCTGTTCTATTTTGAAGATCGTGAGAGCCGGGACCCCCTGGGGCTTGTTGTGCTGGAGGGCTGCACCGTGGAACTATGTGAGGCTGCTGAGGAGTTTGCCTTTGCCATCCGCTTCGATGACGCTGGCGCCAAGGCCTATGTGCTGGTGGCCGACTGCCAGGCCGCCATGGAGGGATGGGTGAAGGCGCTTTCACGAGCCAGCTTTGACTATATGCGTTTGGTGGTGAGAGAGCTGGAAAAGCAACTGGAGGATGCCCGTAAGAGCTTGGCTGCCTGCCACAAATCTCCAAGGAAGTCATCATCTGGCAGAAAAAGGCATTTGTCCAATCCTGCTATGGCGCTCTTCCAGGAACAGCCTCCCATCTTGGAGAATGGTTACTCCACATGGGGCAGTGGTTACATCCCTGCAGGGGCCTCCTGTGCTGACCACGATGGGGGGTGTTCCAAACCCCCGCCTCTGCCTCCTCGCCGGCGCTTGGCAGCTGGCAGTGGATGCGGAGCACTCGCCACTGGCCTCTCTTTGACTGGGCAGGAAAGCCCCGTGTCTCCGGAGACAGCCTGTTTCTCTAAGCTACACAACTGGTATGGTCAGGAGATTGCGGAGATAAggagggagtggctggagagccAGAGGAGTGGGGAACTGGGGAAGGCAAGGCATGGAGTGACACCAAACCCATTTTGA
- the SMDT1 gene encoding essential MCU regulator, mitochondrial: MAGLAGRLLAAAAGTRGRAGPVGPRSGSAVSVVPSRSETVTRSGAILPKPPKMPFGLLRVFTVVIPFLYIGTQISKNFAALLEEHDIFVPEDDDDDD, translated from the exons ATGGCGGGTCTGGCGGGACGCTTGTTGGCGGCAGCGGCCGGTACCCGGGGGCGGGCGGGGCCCGTCGGGCCCCGGAGCGGCTCCGCGGTGAGCGTTGTGCCTTCGCGGAGCGAGACCGTCACTCGCAGCGGCGCCATTTTACCCAAGCCGCCCAAA ATGCCCTTTGGCCTCCTACGAGTATTTACCGTTGTGATCCCTTTCCTCTACATCGGGACTCAGATCAGTAAGAATTTTGCAGCTTTGCTCGAGGAACATGATATCTTTGTCccagaggatgatgatgatgatgattaa
- the NDUFA6 gene encoding NADH dehydrogenase [ubiquinone] 1 alpha subcomplex subunit 6 — MAAAGAGKVSKAAGAAVKPIFSRDLGEAKRRVRELYRAWYREVPNAVQLYQLDISVKQGRDKVREMFVRNAHVTDPRVIDILVIKGKMELQETARVWKQRTHIMRFFHETETPRPKDFLSKFYVGHDP; from the exons ATGGCGGCGGCCGGGGCGGGGAAGGTGTCGAAGGCGGCGGGCGCGGCGGTGAAGCCGATCTTCAGCCGGGACTTGGGCGAGGCGAAGCGGCGGGTGCGGGAGCTGTACCGCGCCTGGTACCGGGAGGTGCCCAATGCCG TACAACTATACCAGTTGGACATCTCGGTGAAACAGGGGCGTGATAAGGTGCGGGAGATGTTCGTGAGGAATGCCCATGTCACAGACCCCAGAGTGATTGACATACTGGTTATAAAG GGGAAAATGGAACTACAGGAAACTGCTCGTGTATGGAAGCAGCGGACACACATCATGCGGTTTTTCCATGAGACAGAAACTCCGCGACCCAAGGACTTTCTGTCCAAGTTCTATGTGGGCCATGACCCTTGA